In Vicia villosa cultivar HV-30 ecotype Madison, WI linkage group LG7, Vvil1.0, whole genome shotgun sequence, the DNA window TAACACGCTCGAGTAAGAATTTGTAAGCTTGAATCGATCTATCTTGAGTAGGAGCATAGAGATCTCTCCCGTGGAGTGGTACGCAGCCTGGTATTTTGATTGGTCCTGTTAAATCTCTGTACTCACATGATGCTTCATCATCCAACTTAGGCAAATAAAGGCTCAAAGACAGTGTAGTAGCTGCTCCAGGATAGTATATATAGGACAACAAGTTGAATTCCTTAGCAAAGTCTAGTGCTTCAACTGCAAAAGAATCAACTATCAAAGCAACAAGGGGTATCCTTATAGCCAATGACTTCAAAGCCTGATGTATATATGGCAACGAGTGAGAGACTGTGAGCTGGAGTTGCGTTTCTAAGGTAGTCCCTTGTGAAAGAAGATCCTTAGGGTGTACGGGATTAAGAAAAGTGTAGTTGATGTTTGATGGAAGAGTTTGAAGAATGGTTTTTGAGGAAGTTGGGGGAGAACCAAGGGTGGGAATGAGACATGTGACATGAAGATATGAGTGAAGCTTAACAAGCAGCTTTGAGAATTGAAGAATAGGAACCAAGTGGCTATAGCCAACACCAGGAACAACTGCAATGTTCATTGTTTTCTCCATGGAAGTTTGTGTTCAAGTTCATAGCTTTATGAGAGGTATGTAGAATATGTCAATTGGAAAAGTAGAATTATGCATCTACTACAACATCTATATTAACTATATGCTTGTACATTTTAAGAAATGATGAGTACGAACCATTCAAGCTACAAGGAAAAGATATGAAACATAATGTTTTCTGACCCACTCCAATGTTTGTTGCCATAAAATAAAAGGCACATTATAAACTAAGTAAAGTTTTAACAAAAGCATCTGTATTGATTCACTCATGAGCAACTACAAGCACTTGTTTACCAACGTTGCGACCACTAAAAAGGCCAACCAAAGCTGCAGGACCATTCTCAAGACCCTCAGCTATGTCTTCCACATACACAATCTTTCCTTCTCTTATAAGAGGCAAAACAAACTCCAAAAATCTTGTATAAAGGTGATAGTATTCAAATACACCAAATTCGTTACACCTTCAGGTTCAGCAAGATTGTACTGTGAAATCATTCCACAGACGGGTATGCGACCATGGACTCTCATATTCAGAAGCACAGCATCAAGTGTCTTTCCTCCAACATTCTCAAAGTAAATGTC includes these proteins:
- the LOC131619825 gene encoding hydroquinone glucosyltransferase-like — translated: MEKTMNIAVVPGVGYSHLVPILQFSKLLVKLHSYLHVTCLIPTLGSPPTSSKTILQTLPSNINYTFLNPVHPKDLLSQGTTLETQLQLTVSHSLPYIHQALKSLAIRIPLVALIVDSFAVEALDFAKEFNLLSYIYYPGAATTLSLSLYLPKLDDEASCEYRDLTGPIKIPGCVPLHGRDLYAPTQDRSIQAYKFLLERVKKFRFVDGILINSFLEMEIGPIKALTEERSDKWLFHHGHRRFKSLATDQLAGS